A region of Nostoc flagelliforme CCNUN1 DNA encodes the following proteins:
- a CDS encoding LLM class flavin-dependent oxidoreductase: MSEPRYGIWIPVYGNCGVMNHPLESRDASYSRAKNLIQLAERCGFTTTLIAQHIINPRNQELDQLETWTAAAALAEATNSIEIIAAVKPLLFHPAVLAKMALGIDAISHGRFSINLVSAWFKPEMEKPGINFLTHDERYRYSDEWIRVVKALWSGEKVNFYGEYFQINDLKLNPPPVAKPHPRVYVGGESEPAQELAAKEAHTFFLNGRPIEVIRETIAQVAQKTKFRSQPLGFAMSAFVITRPTDEEAEAEYQNLRAMVLAQDDRSELLKGVDSEVVMFKNMAKYPGVGSNGGTAAGLVGSYETVAHRIAEFTKVGIDTFMLQFQPFAPEMERFAAEIIPRVRTLTVDANLKIGARG, translated from the coding sequence ATGTCTGAACCACGCTATGGGATTTGGATTCCCGTTTACGGCAACTGCGGTGTGATGAACCATCCTCTTGAATCTCGTGATGCTAGTTACTCACGAGCCAAGAATTTAATCCAATTGGCCGAAAGGTGCGGGTTTACCACAACTTTAATCGCGCAACATATCATCAATCCCAGGAACCAAGAACTTGACCAGCTAGAAACCTGGACAGCAGCAGCAGCTTTGGCAGAAGCAACAAACTCTATCGAGATTATTGCAGCTGTTAAGCCATTACTGTTTCATCCCGCCGTCTTAGCAAAGATGGCTTTAGGTATTGATGCTATAAGTCATGGACGTTTTTCTATTAACTTAGTAAGTGCCTGGTTTAAGCCAGAAATGGAAAAACCGGGGATAAATTTTCTAACCCACGATGAGCGTTATCGTTATTCGGATGAATGGATTAGAGTCGTAAAAGCTTTATGGAGTGGAGAAAAAGTCAACTTCTACGGTGAATATTTTCAGATCAATGATTTGAAACTCAATCCTCCACCTGTAGCCAAACCACATCCGCGTGTATATGTAGGCGGAGAGTCAGAACCAGCCCAAGAATTAGCCGCAAAAGAAGCGCATACATTTTTCCTCAATGGTCGTCCGATTGAAGTCATCCGCGAAACCATCGCTCAAGTTGCTCAAAAAACTAAGTTTCGCTCTCAACCTCTGGGCTTTGCCATGTCAGCTTTTGTCATTACTCGACCGACAGACGAAGAAGCAGAAGCGGAATATCAAAACCTCAGAGCAATGGTACTAGCACAAGACGATCGCTCAGAATTACTCAAAGGAGTAGATTCTGAAGTAGTTATGTTCAAAAACATGGCTAAGTATCCTGGTGTGGGAAGCAATGGTGGTACAGCAGCAGGATTGGTTGGTAGCTATGAAACTGTAGCCCATCGGATTGCTGAATTTACCAAAGTGGGAATTGATACTTTCATGCTGCAATTCCAGCCTTTTGCCCCAGAAATGGAGCGTTTTGCGGCGGAAATTATACCAAGAGTGCGAACGTTAACGGTAGACGCAAATTTGAAAATAGGGGCTAGAGGCTAA
- a CDS encoding MFS transporter, whose translation MKQTLEDFSNILLAYSSSNSVLQIISDDEKRGRLMGIYNMSVMGIIPFGNLFISGLASTFNATNALIFGGLSCILASIIFYNMLPKIENLLHPIYVSKGILDE comes from the coding sequence GTGAAACAGACGCTGGAGGACTTTTCAAACATCCTCTTAGCGTATTCATCTAGTAATTCTGTTTTACAAATAATATCAGATGATGAAAAAAGAGGTCGGCTCATGGGTATATATAATATGTCAGTTATGGGAATTATTCCATTTGGAAATTTATTTATAAGTGGATTAGCAAGTACATTTAATGCAACAAATGCTTTAATTTTTGGAGGCTTGTCTTGTATTCTTGCTTCAATTATTTTTTACAATATGTTACCAAAAATTGAAAATTTATTGCACCCAATTTATGTCAGTAAAGGAATATTGGATGAATAA
- a CDS encoding MFS transporter, producing the protein MSMTQSLQSFKSRNYRLFFGGQSLSMIGSFMTETTCAWLVYSQTESVALLGLIGFLSQVPNLIVSPLAGIWIEQFNRRNILITAQFIMMILSLTLAILALTGTISIWQIICASVLQGLLSSIETPTRYAFMMDIIEKKEDITNATALHSSLLSGSRIIAPAIAGIVIANLSPGHCFLIDGISYIAIISALLTIKFNQPKIFLQEHQNNILNNLKEGFTYAYDFFPIRSILLLIALLSFLGMPYLRIMPVFAIQVLQGDSTTLGFLTGASGLGAFCGGIYLSYQTNLVRLGKIIAFAPAIFGTALITFSLSRSFWFSLMIVPIIGCSYILEVV; encoded by the coding sequence ATGAGTATGACCCAGAGTTTGCAATCTTTCAAGTCTAGAAACTACCGTCTATTTTTTGGTGGACAAAGTTTATCTATGATTGGTAGTTTTATGACAGAAACTACCTGTGCATGGCTAGTTTATTCTCAAACAGAATCAGTAGCTTTACTGGGCTTAATTGGTTTTCTAAGCCAGGTTCCTAATTTAATAGTTAGCCCTTTAGCTGGTATTTGGATAGAGCAATTTAATCGACGTAATATTCTAATTACCGCGCAATTTATCATGATGATTCTCTCGTTAACTTTAGCAATTCTTGCTTTAACAGGAACAATCAGTATTTGGCAGATAATTTGTGCAAGTGTATTGCAAGGTTTACTCAGTAGTATTGAGACACCTACTCGTTATGCCTTCATGATGGACATAATTGAAAAAAAAGAAGATATTACTAATGCAACGGCTCTCCATTCTTCTTTACTTAGTGGTTCGCGGATTATAGCTCCGGCGATCGCAGGTATTGTAATTGCTAATCTTTCTCCCGGTCACTGTTTTTTAATTGATGGTATTAGTTACATTGCTATCATTTCAGCATTGTTAACAATTAAATTTAATCAGCCAAAAATATTTCTCCAGGAACATCAAAATAATATCTTGAATAATTTAAAAGAGGGCTTTACATACGCTTATGACTTTTTCCCGATTCGCTCCATCTTATTATTAATAGCATTACTCAGTTTTTTGGGAATGCCGTATTTAAGAATTATGCCTGTTTTTGCTATCCAAGTTCTTCAAGGAGATTCCACGACTCTGGGTTTTTTAACGGGAGCATCAGGGCTAGGAGCATTCTGTGGTGGCATTTATTTAAGTTACCAAACAAATTTAGTTAGGCTTGGTAAAATTATTGCCTTTGCTCCGGCTATATTTGGTACAGCATTAATTACCTTTTCATTGTCGAGAAGCTTTTGGTTTTCTTTAATGATAGTTCCAATAATAGGTTGTAGCTATATTTTAGAGGTTGTTTGA
- a CDS encoding LLM class flavin-dependent oxidoreductase, whose amino-acid sequence MSEPRYGIWAPVGGNFGPLNAPDEPIDASYERTRSLVLEAERLGYVTTLVAQHLANPRSLDLEQLETWTACAALAEATESIEIIAAIKPLLFHPAVLAKMALGIDAISGGRFAINLISAWFRPEMERTNIPFPPHDERYRYSGEWLQVVRDLWSGERVNFEGEYFKIQDLSLRPFSVAQPYPRIYLGGASDPAQILAAQQADVYFINGQPIEDVRKVIKQVLNRPRFLPQPVRFGLSAFVIARTTDEEAQAELERLMALQKLEEQYKLSVAKGVDPEAAMFKLFAKNPAVGGNGGTAAGLVGSYDTVATRVAAFVDAGIDTFMLQFNPFVREMTRFAQEIMPRVQHLQKVA is encoded by the coding sequence ATGTCAGAACCACGCTACGGTATTTGGGCCCCTGTTGGAGGTAACTTTGGCCCTCTCAATGCGCCAGATGAACCGATTGATGCTAGTTATGAACGCACGCGATCGCTAGTATTAGAAGCAGAACGTTTAGGATATGTCACAACCTTAGTTGCACAGCACCTTGCCAATCCCCGTAGTCTAGATTTAGAACAGTTGGAAACTTGGACAGCTTGTGCGGCATTGGCTGAAGCTACGGAAAGCATAGAAATTATCGCCGCGATTAAACCTTTATTATTTCATCCAGCCGTCCTAGCCAAGATGGCCCTGGGAATTGATGCTATCAGTGGTGGACGTTTTGCCATAAATCTAATTAGTGCTTGGTTTCGCCCAGAAATGGAGCGTACTAATATCCCCTTTCCTCCCCATGATGAACGGTATCGCTATTCTGGTGAATGGTTGCAGGTTGTTAGAGATTTGTGGAGCGGTGAGAGGGTGAACTTCGAGGGTGAATATTTCAAAATCCAAGATTTGAGCCTTCGGCCCTTCTCTGTTGCTCAACCCTATCCTCGTATCTACCTGGGAGGAGCATCAGATCCAGCACAGATTTTAGCGGCCCAACAAGCTGATGTTTACTTCATCAACGGTCAGCCGATTGAAGATGTCCGCAAAGTAATTAAACAAGTTTTGAACCGACCACGTTTCCTACCCCAACCAGTCCGCTTTGGTCTGTCAGCCTTTGTTATTGCCCGGACTACAGACGAAGAAGCGCAAGCAGAACTAGAACGACTCATGGCACTGCAAAAGTTGGAAGAACAATATAAGTTAAGTGTTGCTAAAGGAGTTGACCCAGAAGCCGCCATGTTCAAACTCTTCGCTAAAAATCCGGCTGTTGGCGGCAATGGTGGCACAGCCGCAGGATTGGTTGGCAGCTATGATACAGTTGCAACTCGCGTTGCAGCTTTCGTTGATGCAGGTATCGACACTTTCATGCTGCAATTTAATCCCTTTGTCCGAGAGATGACACGTTTTGCCCAAGAAATTATGCCCCGCGTGCAACACTTGCAAAAAGTTGCTTAG